ataaaaagtattgcttatgtatttttacccaaaacttttgaacattggtgtataattgtaattttaatgaaagttATTATATAAAGTgttagcaaaaacaaacaagaatcaAACAGTAAGTAAACCTACAAGTATGAATCCCCAGATGAGAAATCGTGTTATTATGTGCCTGTGTTGGTCTCTgtaatgcagcagaattttccctgcctgaaacacacaaaataaacaaaaaactgatgCAATAGGGCAGGGCAATTATTAGATGTGATTCCTGTAAGCACTGCAGAACAAAAATAGTGAAGCATGTGACTGCACTGCTGATACTGATACAGTAAGAGGTGGGGGGGGAATCACTGATGCTGCTCTGAGAAGTAAagagaaataagaaaaaagtagCAACAGATCTACTGTATAAGAAAACAGAAGTCTATTTAATGAACTCACCTGAAGACCCAAAAATGCCATTAAGATGGAGTTGATGCttcccaaaacaccctcagggTCAAAGGGAATCACAGACTGGTATACAACCTGGATACAggcacacaaaaacacaacggGTGATTCAGTGAGCACTTAAGTAGGTAAACAGTCACATATGTCTGGCAGAATGACAACCAGATCTTATAGTTTTGGTCTCTGATTACCCGTGATGAAGGCGTCTGGTAAATATGGTTTTCTCCCAGCAGCCAACGATCGATGTAACCTGCAGCTCCACCAGTGCAATTTTGGTACTGACCAAAGTCACCAATGCCCCCTGGACCCAAATAACCACTGCAGCAGAGACAAGAAGAagtaaaatatagtaatttCCACGCAGAATGTGCATAATGAATAGCAAATAGATAGACATGAGTCATGCTATTCAAAACACtcttatttgcatattcattttaattttcgtaTCCCATATCTATCCAATTTAACTAATTACAACCGACTAATAATATTAGGTGAACAATGTGAGTCTGaatgaattaaatacatttctttataatttaacaggaaaaaaacaattttttaaaaatgctaacaatCTGTTTTGCATTTCTTTATGGTATCTAACTGATATTTATGCAAATTGCCTGTAATTTTAACAAGGCAGAAAAAGGGTATATTCTGCAGAGGGTTCCCTTAATGATTGCAAATAAGACAGGGGATATGGGGACAGACTTTTAGGCAGCTTTTAGTAAATGATACACTCATATCATGAGTAAGACTGTACTAACGTTGGGCAATCTGGGACTGGGAGAAGGAAGGTCAAACACAACCATATTATCTCTAAGCCAATCGCAAACAGCCATGCGGGCCAGTAGAGGCAGACGTCATGCACCGAAAACCAGCATGTTTCCTGGAAACAACAAGATGATGGACAAATTCAATtatcattacaattaaaaataattactgtgAGAGATAATGCCAGTTTGAGTGCATGCTGTCCTTAAAGCAAAAGCCGGACATAcagtacaaattacaaaaaaaaaaaaaaaaaaaaaaaaaaaacacaccttttgaaattcaagtttgaaataattaatttcagtATGTCTCATATGCTCATGAAGGCTGCagtaataatacagtaatattgtgaaatatcattacattttaaaagaggtatttgaatatattttaaaatgcattttatttatttgatgcaaagttgaaattttagcatcattactccagtcttcaatgtcacatgatccttcagaaataactctaataagctgatttagtgctcagttattaataatagttcctatgattattaatattaaaacagttttaagacatttgtaaaaataaataaataaaacattacacagGGCTTCTTTAATGAATGGACAgtttaaagaacagcatttactttaaaacagatttttaatgttttttaaataattttcatcagctcaccaagcatttatttgatccaaagtacagcaaaaacagtaaattttgaaatattttaactatttaaaataactgttttctatttgaatatattttaaaatgttatttattcctgtgatttcaaaactgaatttttttgcatccttactccagtcacattatccttcagaaatcattctagcattctgttttgctgctcaaaaaacatttttttttatgttgaaaacagccaagaagaatttttcaggtttttttttttttttttagatgaataGAAgaacagaagaacagcatttatttgaaagagtCCTTTGtagtaatataaatgtttttattatcacttttgatcaatttaaagcatccttgctaaataaaagtaaatgcatgcatgcatgcatgcaaaaaaaacaaaaaaaaaacattaaaaacattactgttcaaaaacttttaactggtagtgtaaatgtgatttttgattcatttacatttttttttaacttggtagtgtatgtacagttctcccaaaaatattaagcagtgaacactgatttcaacattgatgataataacaCTAAGAAATGAAATTTCCTgggcagaaaatcagcataaatgatttctgaaggattttgtgacactgaagcctgaaaTAATccctgctgaaaatttagttaaattgacggaatattttacaatattacagtttttccatTGTTTATGTTTACAAATGGATGAATCAAATATTATCTTACTCATTAAAGCGACAAAACTGTAAAACACAGCTGAGTATGTTagtctgtaaaatatttttatgattaacaTGTCACATGTGGAGAAAGACAGTGTGACTCACACTTGACAGGTTAGTAAGTCGGTCCCGGGCAAAGGCAAGATCCAAGATAGCGACAACGAGATACGTAAATCCCAGACGCTGTAATACGCCAGGAATACGTAGAGAATCCCAAGACACTATACAGatacataaaaacatgcatgaaacatcatcacttttatttttaacattaaaaattattgacATTATATATGGAAATATTGAGTATATGGAATATGAGGTATTCTCATTAAAAGCGCATTTTATTGGAAAAGTCGTTGTATATTTGATATGCACTTCCAAGTCATATATATTTGATATGCAAGTCAAGTCAATATTCAGTATTTAATTAATGATCAGCACTGTTGATCAATTcttttgtaagaaaatatatatatatttttttaagttacagaaatagactaaaAAACCACAAATCCTCCAATTTTGATTTCACGGGGACTGCTGCATGTAGTCTAACAATGAGAAACTTAATTTGTATCAGGTTTCATATTGATGTAGTTCATAATGCTGCATTTCATATATAAATCAATGTAGAATTTATACAGGACTACAGGGACTGAACTAGAGATTTGCTTTGTAGGGTTTAAGAAGAAACAGAAGGAATATGTGTTACAACTCACAGGGTCCTTGGCAGTAGTTAGGATTGATGATGATGACTCCAATAAGAAAGAGCTGTAAGCTCCTCCAGAAAATCTTCCACAGCAGATGAGTGCGTTTGAGACCTCTGCGCAATGAACCGCTCAGGGACAAAGTAATAGACGTACCCATAATGAACACAAacctgtgaagaaaaaaaatagacacCCGTTTCAGAAAGTGCTACTTTTTGACATGATTTCCAACACAGAGATAAGGCATCaactacaaaaataattgtgtgaaaaCTAATTCCTCTTCAACATGAGCAGCACACATTTGTCTGCAGTCTTCCTCATGTTATGATCCCATTTCCCACTGGTTTCCTTTCTGTCTATATTGGAGATGCACAAACCAGTACCCATGGGCCAAAGTTGGTGGTCTAAATAGAAGGTCAATATGGGCCATAGAATGCACAGTTTCAAAGTAGATTAACTGGCTGTAGTGTTGTTTTTTGGAGAAACAAGTATGTGAACTTGTTTCATAAATATCTGTGAATGTATAAAGATGTTTTTATACTTTGGTAcagtcaaaaaaaattaaatacagcaCCTTTAAACTAGCACTGCTGCAGACACTTCTTCAGAAAACAAGGTTATTGGGTTTAGTTCAGCTGTGAAACCAGTTTATGCTGACTCTGACTCTGATATGCCACTGGCACTTCGTGCCACAGTGATAAGCGCCCATGCTTGGCTCAGGTATACTATAGCTTATGCCAGCGCTGATGTGGCTTGCAGATCAATCAAAGCACAGTACAGAAATATAAAGCTGTATTACAATACTCCTATAAAGAAACAGCTCAAGCAGAATATAAAAAGGCTGCTCTATATGCATGTAGTTTAAGGAATGAGTCATTTGTGAGGTCACATTGACTTACCAAGGAAACACGAGATCGGCCACTGTGAGCCCTGCAAGAGGAAGAACACATCAGATATCACTTCCTGCTGTCAAACCATGGCCTATTACATTTATAACAAGTGCTTTTCAGacatattctaaatatatacaccGTTggccaaaagtttggaataattcagacattttaatgttttaaagtctCCAATGCTTCCCAAGGCttctttactatttaaaataagtgttttgatatattttaaaatgtaatttattcctgtaatggcaaagctgaatttttagtatcattactcaagtcttcagtgtcacatgatccatcagaaattgctgagaaaacatttcttattaccaatgttaaaatcattttgttatactaaagacatttattatgaggtcaaaagtttacatacaccttgtagaaatgtaacttattttgtcttctgggaaacattttagtattttatgtagcttctgaagggcagtacttaaaaaaaatatgatatttaggcaaaataagaaaaatgtacacatcttcattctgttcaaaagtttacacccttggctcttaatgcatcgttttccttctggagcatcagtgagcatttgaaccttctgtaatagttgcatatgagtctctcagttgtcctcagtgtgaaaagatggatctcaaaatcatacagtcattgttggaaagggttcaaatacacaaaaatgctgaaaaaccaaagcatttgtgggacctgaaggatttttctgaagaacagcaggcagtttaactgttcaggacaaacaagggactcatgaacaactatcactaaaaaaaaaaaaaaaaattcacaattgtggatcattcaggtaacaacacagtattaagaatcaagtgtatgtaaacttttgaactattattttcttttgtagactatatgtaaatgtcttttatgtaaaatatcttatttaggtcaatattaaataaaaaaaaaaaaaaaaaaacatccatttgGTATAATCCTTcttgttttagtaaaataattcacattttgcagattctgcaaggtgtgtgtagacttttgacctcaaccgtacattacattttatgaaaaaaaaaatgctgttccctaaactttctatttgtcAAAACTtgaattaaactttttattcacagCTTTTACAACAATAGTaagcacaaaaaacataaaacaaaagttttcaacattgattatagtgtatttttgagtaagtaaatacagccttggtgagcataaacaTGCAAGCTTTTGGCCATCAATGTAAAATTATTCCTGACCATTGTTACCAATAATAGACACTCCTATCTCTGATacttaaaaacatgctagcagctattataaagaaagaaattaatttaccATTCCAACTTTCATGCCTAAAGAACCAGTAACGTCCACCTCCGTAGTTGACAAACACCATAATGACCAGGGCAAGGCTGTGAAGAAAACAGAGCGAGGATCATTTCAGTCTAAAACAGAGATCTGGAATTAAACCAAACCACAATTAATAATGAGAAGACAGCAATACaacactaaaaatgaaaatagctGTAATTAAGCTCCAATCCTTAGGTAAGGTTACCAGCCAACGTAACCTTGTTTTAACAAGTTCAAATTTAATCAGCCTATTTCaggaaaataagaaataaaatgcaaattacaTTTGACAACCAGCTTCACAGTATGCAAAATAGCAGCTTCAGTGCAAGATCATTTTCACCTGAATTTTTCAATTCCCATCTCAACGCATTGGACCCAAAACAATTAGTGAAAGAGCACCATACCCACGGAAAGTATCCAAACAACGAAGCCTCCGTCCTGTAGAGGAAGGAATTATTGATTCCGTTGAGGCATCTACCAATCTGTTTGGAGTGCCAAGCTCCTGCAGATGAACAGacaaagagagcgagagagtgtaaattaatgagaaaaaaagaaaaggatgaTCATTAAAATTCCTTTTCATTTCTGCAATTTTTTTCCAATACTGGAACCAGCAAGTCAAGCATGATGGCATGGTTGTACtttgacaaaaatgttatatttggtgctttgtgttttttttaaagatgtgaaTATCatgcataaacattttaaaagtgcaGAAAGATGTAAAATAAGTGAATAGCAGTCTTACCGAGTTTATCAGCCTTTCTGTGTCCACTGTGCTCCCCAAGCGAAGTAGAAGATTTGTCACCACATCCAGccttaaaaatggaaaaactcatttttacaAGCGTTCAAAATAGAACTGCTAGATAGCGTGCTAAATAGAAGCTGTTCCGGCTTGTTTAAATgtcacaattatattttaagacGTCTGTACCTTTTAACTGTGCTCCAGATAGCAGATAATGCACCCAGAAAAGCAAATACcagaaatgcaaacaaaatggctgaggaaaaaaaagaaaataaaacactcatTCACCAAGTTCAGTTGAGTTTAACACATTATTTGCctgcttctttttttccctcttatttttCTCCAAGATTAAACAGTGAGGGCAAATTCCAAATTCCTTCAAAAGCCATTGTTATTAGCcactattatattttttttttttcttttacagaatTACAGAGTTCTTCATAAACATCTTTTCAAGGCCAAGTATTGGCCCAGGCTAAttaatcctttaatatttggacatttttattttcaaactgcCCACTAGACAGAAATATTAGATACCACATATAAActgtcgttcaaaagtttgggatcagtaagatatttaatgctttttaatgaaGTCTATTTATGCTTATCAATTGTTTTGGAATCTGTGTTCAGGATTCATTGAtggaaaaaagtttaaatgaacagtatttattcaaaatagaaatctttttctaataatataagCCTTTACTATgtcttttcatcaatttaacacatccttgctgaagaaaatattaatttctttcaaatcagggctctacgcttacttttatttttaggagcacttgtaaAACTTGTCCAAccaagtctttgcaaagtgaacatgcagagaagatcaaacacccttataaaaaaaaatgtaaaacagcaatataaggcaattttgaagttgagggagaacaagagatgggagtttttcgacataccctaactgtcatgaaccggaaaaaaacagttcaggcagagtaaaacaagacaagcatttgacattaaaaagtatataaattgtattatttttatgaaaataaccaatcgtttcattagataagacccttattccttggctaggatcatttacaaccacatttaggatcatttgaagccgcatttaaactgcattttgggagttttccaactcagggcaccatagaagtccaatatatggagaaaaatcctgaaatgttttttttttttttcagaaaacatttctttacaactgaagaaagaaagacttgaacatcttcgattacaagggggtgagtacatgatatgtgaatctttgttctggaagcggacttctcctttaatattaactttttgtttattaaactgttgtattaaatcgaTATCatatttacaaactcccttaataatcattaaaatctgtcactcagttcatcgcgatctcacaaagttccattataatcaacaaaactCCCTACACTGCACAATGGATCTCTTACCCTTTTCTACACTTTGTGTATGAAAGGAttggtgagatatgtctgttctcaagttgcaaaaacacgtagaaagctcccctcagtgcaaacacaaatatgctgaccGGGTCAGTCGCAGTGGTGCTCCTAAACATGTTTTCATCGCCGCATGCAGTAGCAAATGCGACTGAAATGGTCAAACTGTAGAACCCTGGGAAAGAAAAagtgtactgaccccaaacagcacaactgtttccaacactggtaataaatcagcatatttaaatgatttctgaaggatcatgtgacactgaagactggagtaatgatgctgaaaattcagctttgtatcacaggaataaattctattttaaagtatattaaattagaaaactactattttaaatttgcaatatttcacacaattactgtttttcttgtattttaactaaataaaaacagccttggtgagcagtaaagatgactttcaaaaacattaaaaatttaactGATCGCAAACTTTTAATCGGCAGTATACattttgtctttcattttttttctgtcttcagttaataatgtataaaataagaCATGTATGTCTCATTATACTATATACTGATATTAAATAAGTCAGGTATTGGCCATTTAAGAATTTACACTAGTTGACCACTAGTAAGAAttaatttaaagattaaaaaccAAAAGGaatccaaacaaaaaaaatactgaattgcACTGTGCAGAATGTAAGGTTGACTCACGCAGGTAGCTGTTAATGGGCTCAGAATCAGTGATCATAGAGCAGCTGGCGCGTGACGGCTCATTCAGGTTCTTCACCCACAGAGAATAGTTCCCCTGCTCCCCAAAGTGGAAGTGAACACTAAAAGAACAAATCAGCTGTCCGATAACAATGCCTTGTCTTGATAATAATAgccaaaggaaaaaaacatggtgAATATGTTTCGGTCTGAAACGCTCATTGTTctatattaattgttttaatgcgTAACTCACTTGCATTGCTCCAAGTCTGCAGAGGTGCTGTTAAGCTGCAGTGTCAGTGCATACTGTGTGCCTACAACAAAACCCACCGCAGTGGGGGTCCCAGAAGCTGGCCTTGCAGGTATTATTCCCAACAGCTGGGGCAAACACTAATGCACACGCATGAACAGACAACACACAGATACAGAAGTCCAGTTAGAACAATACTGCAgcattaaaggaacagtttgtgcaataatgaaattttttccgaaaatgtattcaccctcaggtcattcaaaatgtagatttgtttttgttttttaataggtGAAGATTTTGAGAATTGTAACACTACATCACTTGCTAACCTCTAGCTCTTttgcaatgaatgggtgccgtcaaaatgagagatCAAACAActgttaaaacattacaataatccacaagtgatccacacagctccagttcatcaattaatgtcttgtcaaatgaaaatctgcatgtttgtaataaacaaattcaccattacaactttttttaaaaaaattcaaaccattgcttccagctaaaatatgatGCATCTATGCATATTTTCTAAATTAGGAGAGAAGTATGCACAAATCAAGCATTGTTTATAAgcaaaaacagctctaaacaaatatgttggtatATAATTAGGAGAGAAGTATGCACAAATCAAGCATTGTTTATAAgcaaaaacagctctaaacaaatatgttggtatATATGTTGGTATAGGGGGTGGactttttttcactgtaaagcTATATTATAGATTATGAACTCCTATTTTGCCAGAAGCAACTGTTTAAAGTTCAAATgccttaatgatagatttgcTTCTTACAAACATACAGCTTTTCATTTTACAAAACGTTCACTGATTCgatgtaatgtgtttttaatcagctgtttgaactctcattctgacggcacccattcactgcagaggatgatgtaatgctacatttctccaaatctgtttgctgaagaaacaaactcatctacatcgtGTTTGGCCTGAGAATGAGTACattttaagcacattttcatttcctGGGTGAAATATTCCTTCAAGCAGCATTACGCAGGCACATACAATAATGTCATTACCATATAATTACAACAGTATTCAGTATCAAAgctattttttatgtataactAGAACATGAATGTTTGATACCTTATAACAGTGATCAGAAACCACATAAAACATCAAGTCACTGTCGATCTCATTGATAACCGAAAGGGAAGCTTCATCCATCTTCAGCAGAGAAGTTTTGTGGTGAGGGTGTGAGGCTGAAAGCAAAGCCACTTGAGTGTCACCAATTACAAA
This genomic window from Labeo rohita strain BAU-BD-2019 chromosome 1, IGBB_LRoh.1.0, whole genome shotgun sequence contains:
- the hgsnat gene encoding heparan-alpha-glucosaminide N-acetyltransferase isoform X1, which gives rise to MGEWLPPASVSTDGKQLAFSDMQLEFNGRESGPVLDCLDFAIVHLDALETDDISEELKCGVVELALLPLEVKMVFSASEGPAPRDCNVWPGSGRIRGCQCTQSQSNDGQQRMDEDGRGRLAHSGRRDRKYVVMKKREIFTSKKDRKEEAVRSDVMASEREYKWTVCAVIVLLIALCTAHMTDRPASSHPHHKTSLLKMDEASLSVINEIDSDLMFYVVSDHCYKCLPQLLGIIPARPASGTPTAVGFVVGTQYALTLQLNSTSADLEQCNVHFHFGEQGNYSLWVKNLNEPSRASCSMITDSEPINSYLPILFAFLVFAFLGALSAIWSTVKRLDVVTNLLLRLGSTVDTERLINSELGTPNRLVDASTESIIPSSTGRRLRCLDTFRGLALVIMVFVNYGGGRYWFFRHESWNGLTVADLVFPWFVFIMGTSITLSLSGSLRRGLKRTHLLWKIFWRSLQLFLIGVIIINPNYCQGPLSWDSLRIPGVLQRLGFTYLVVAILDLAFARDRLTNLSSETCWFSVHDVCLYWPAWLFAIGLEIIWLCLTFLLPVPDCPTGYLGPGGIGDFGQYQNCTGGAAGYIDRWLLGENHIYQTPSSRVVYQSVIPFDPEGVLGSINSILMAFLGLQAGKILLHYRDQHRHIITRFLIWGFILGIISAVLTKCSRNDGFIPINKNLWSLSYVTTLSCFAFVTLGVFYYMVDVKKWWSGAPFFYPGVNSILVYVGHEVFEEYFPFRWKMTNSQSHAEHLAQNLVATSIWVIIAYLLYRKKILVKI
- the hgsnat gene encoding heparan-alpha-glucosaminide N-acetyltransferase isoform X2 yields the protein MLFTIRRRDRKYVVMKKREIFTSKKDRKEEAVRSDVMASEREYKWTVCAVIVLLIALCTAHMTDRPASSHPHHKTSLLKMDEASLSVINEIDSDLMFYVVSDHCYKCLPQLLGIIPARPASGTPTAVGFVVGTQYALTLQLNSTSADLEQCNVHFHFGEQGNYSLWVKNLNEPSRASCSMITDSEPINSYLPILFAFLVFAFLGALSAIWSTVKRLDVVTNLLLRLGSTVDTERLINSELGTPNRLVDASTESIIPSSTGRRLRCLDTFRGLALVIMVFVNYGGGRYWFFRHESWNGLTVADLVFPWFVFIMGTSITLSLSGSLRRGLKRTHLLWKIFWRSLQLFLIGVIIINPNYCQGPLSWDSLRIPGVLQRLGFTYLVVAILDLAFARDRLTNLSSETCWFSVHDVCLYWPAWLFAIGLEIIWLCLTFLLPVPDCPTGYLGPGGIGDFGQYQNCTGGAAGYIDRWLLGENHIYQTPSSRVVYQSVIPFDPEGVLGSINSILMAFLGLQAGKILLHYRDQHRHIITRFLIWGFILGIISAVLTKCSRNDGFIPINKNLWSLSYVTTLSCFAFVTLGVFYYMVDVKKWWSGAPFFYPGVNSILVYVGHEVFEEYFPFRWKMTNSQSHAEHLAQNLVATSIWVIIAYLLYRKKILVKI
- the hgsnat gene encoding heparan-alpha-glucosaminide N-acetyltransferase isoform X3 translates to MDEASLSVINEIDSDLMFYVVSDHCYKCLPQLLGIIPARPASGTPTAVGFVVGTQYALTLQLNSTSADLEQCNVHFHFGEQGNYSLWVKNLNEPSRASCSMITDSEPINSYLPILFAFLVFAFLGALSAIWSTVKRLDVVTNLLLRLGSTVDTERLINSELGTPNRLVDASTESIIPSSTGRRLRCLDTFRGLALVIMVFVNYGGGRYWFFRHESWNGLTVADLVFPWFVFIMGTSITLSLSGSLRRGLKRTHLLWKIFWRSLQLFLIGVIIINPNYCQGPLSWDSLRIPGVLQRLGFTYLVVAILDLAFARDRLTNLSSETCWFSVHDVCLYWPAWLFAIGLEIIWLCLTFLLPVPDCPTGYLGPGGIGDFGQYQNCTGGAAGYIDRWLLGENHIYQTPSSRVVYQSVIPFDPEGVLGSINSILMAFLGLQAGKILLHYRDQHRHIITRFLIWGFILGIISAVLTKCSRNDGFIPINKNLWSLSYVTTLSCFAFVTLGVFYYMVDVKKWWSGAPFFYPGVNSILVYVGHEVFEEYFPFRWKMTNSQSHAEHLAQNLVATSIWVIIAYLLYRKKILVKI